The sequence GTCATCGACATGAATTCCGTTGATACGCATGATGCGAATCGCGACAAGCATTTGAAGACAGCTGATTTCTTTGACACTGATAAGTATCCGACCATGACTTTCAAGTCTACGAAGGTTGTTCCGAAAGGTAAGACAGGTTTGACCGTAACTGGTGATCTGACTTTGCACGGCGTCACCAAGTCTGTTGTCTTGAACGTCGAAGGTCCAACTGAAGAGTTGAAAGACCCTAAAGGTTCAAAGCGAGGCGCTTCGGGCACTACGAAGATACATCGCAAAGATTTCGGAATCACCTACAACAAACAGCTCGACAATGGCGGCGTCGCGTTAGGCGAAGACGTCGACGTGACGATTGATGTTGAGATGAAAGCCGAACCTGCTTCGAAATAAAATCCAGGGCAACTAAGACTGTAATGTCTCAGTAGTTTTTGGACGCAATAATGAGTTCTGTCGGTTTAATCTTGAGCCGGCAAAAACTATTGGCGCGAAATATCCTAAAAGCCCCGCTCATCCAATGTTTGCAAGTTGGGTGAAAGATTATTTTGAAAACTACGTATTTTCCCCACTGACTCTATTTGTCAGCGGTGTTATCAATATAAGCACACCTGGAAAAGGTGCCGGTCTTCCTAATCAGCTTCTTGCCCAAACTGATTTCCCACTTTCGGGAAAGAAAGACCTGATGTTTTAGTACTTCAAGTCTTATGTTTGCGCCCACCCAGGCGCAGAGGATTTTTCCATGCAAACATGCTCTTTGACTCTTCAACAGTTGGCGACAACTAACGAGACCTACGATGGAGACAGTCAGTGGTTTCAGGGATCTGTAGGTGCAATTTTGTATGAAATAGCACCTGGTGCCAGTTTCCTTTCGCAGCAGCAGATTGCGAGTGTGATGCGTGCAGCGTCTAAGCACTTCAAAAGAGGTCGAGTATCGGATGTGACCATCACAGTCGAGCGCGATGGAACGGTATCTTTTCGCGTCGAATTGCCGGGAGCCACGAGAGTTTAGAAGAATAACCTTATAGTTCGGAAAGAGCTACAGAGGCACAGGAAACACAAACACAAGGCAGTACGTTGCGTATGCCACCACTTTTAGGAAAATAATTGATGGATTGGTTTGTGGCAGTTTTTGTTATTCCAGAAGTCTGTATGTTGTTGCTAGGCTTTTTCGCCATAGCCTGTTCTCTTGTAGGAAGTGGTGAATTGGACCGATTCAAGCGTATCTACAAGCCGCGTGGGCGTGAGGTCGATCCCAGCTATTGGGGGCAATACATCAAGCAGACTCAACAGCGGGATTCAATTGAATTGAATCCTGTGCCAGGCGCGATTGCTGCGACGACGGGAGTTGCGAGTAGCTCTGTCGGTGGTATCAAGCTTCCGCGGTTGCTGAAAGCTCCTGAACCACAAGAATGGGATAAGGACTGGACGGGTGGACCACAGTAGAAATGGTCTTCAATTAGACCCGACTCTCAATTAGATCGGAACCTTAATTAGATCTGACCCTCAAATTGACCCGACTCATGCCGCCGTGAGTGGTTCAGTCGCTTAAAAATTCGCTTGCAATGCGTTCGAGATGAAAGGGTGTCTCCTTTGCCACAGAAAACACGGTATCGGCTTCCTCTTCCGTGTTCACCAATTGTCCTCGCGCCTCTACGTGCATATGGAGTAATTCGTTGAGGTTGAGCCATTCTCGTTCGCTGAATGCTTTCATTGTCCACTGGATGTTATGCAAATTGTTGCCTACATTATTTGACCAGTGTGGAACGCCCTTCAGCGACAAATCTAGCCAGATGATTTCTTTCGCCTGCAGATCAAAAATTGCTGGCAGCGCAATTTTTGTATTTGCGGTGAGATCCAATCGGTCGAATACGGTGCGTGGTTCGTAAATTTCACCTGAATCAGGCTTTTCGCGGGACATCCAACCAGCAAAGCATTCCGGTAAATCGCAGTATGGTTGTTGAGTGAAGCTTGTCACGCACATGACGACATAGCGCACATCCCTTTCACGACAGCGTGCAGTTGAGATATCGATGAATTCGCTTGCGCCAAACGGTGCATTCACAATGTCGCCGCTGTGGTGTCCGCCAAAGTTTTTCAAGTTGTAGTAGGCAACAACGTCGATATACGAAAAGTCTTCTCTGAACAATATTGCAGACAAATCAAGGTCAGTGCGATCCTTGCCGTTTTTCCACCAGATAAAAAATCTGAGGGTGTCACCTTTGGGCAGTGCCAGCCTGCTGCCGCGAGCAATGGTGCGAAGCGTTTTTGCGGCACTTCTTTGCGAGCCCGGCACGGCAAATTTGCTTAAACCCGGCTCGATGTAGCACTTGCCGAGAGGTGCAAGTTTGGCGAATCGCTTTACCAGCGTAGCTCGACACTCGCAAGCGATGGTGCCGCATATGGTGTCTGCAAGATCGGGCAGTTTGCTTGGAATTACTTGCGCTTTCCCAACATCGCTTTTGGGCAGGAACACTCGAAGTTCGCCCATGCGCGGGCGGTGTTTGAAATGGTGCATAACTTGCAAAAGCACAGGAGTCGATACTTGTGAGGCTACATCGGCGAACGCGGCTGCAACATCTAATTGTTTATCAGGGTGGTTGCGCAGCAAATGGTCCAATCTGCGGGCGAACTCTCCTGGCCTTGTGCGGAGCAAGTCAATCAATTGGTCAGCGTCTCTGGCAACGAATGCTGCTTCTACCTTGGTATTGAATTTCACCAGTTTCAGGTTGTTTCTAATTAGCATAAAAGCTAAAGCAGACTCTGGGTGAGTCTTTTCCAGTTCCAGGGGATGCAGCCTTTCGCCCAGGCGCTTCCAACGTTCCTTCCAGCGCAGCATATCTTCCTGAATGTTATTCTGTTTTTCCAGCAGATTTAGCAGAGCGCGCCTTTCGGCTCTTTTGAATGAGCGGAATTTGCATGGCGTCGCAAGCGAGACATCGCCATCACTCATTGAAACTGCCAATCTGAGAACATCTGTTGCGGTCGTGCATAGTGTTTGGGCTATCGCTAATGCCTGCTCGCCTTTACCAATGAGCTTCCCGAGTAGGAACGCTTTGTTCTCTCGGTTTGGTATTGCAGTCGGTATTAAGGCAAAAGTCTCGTCACCGAAATAGTGGATGATAGAGCATAAGTCATCCTTGTCTTGCTGAGATACCGAGGTATTAGCAGTAATGATGTTACGAAAGATGGTCAGTACATCACTGCTTGCACCTACGTCCATCCGCTGCATGTGACCGCGCTCGTCAAGCGCCTCGCGGTTTTCTTTTTTGAACTCGGGCAACCACTTGCCGCTTGCAATATAGTGACAAACGGCGTTCAGATAGAGTGTAGCTTTGCCGGTTTCCATCACCTGGCGTGGAAAGTTAGGATACATTGGCGCGAACGATTTGTTTCCACGGGCAATTTTAATCGATGACATCAGCCAATCATTTAACCGATCGAGTTCTTCGACAGAAAGATTTTGACAGGCGCTCATTAATTCAGGCGAGAATTCGTATCCGACTGATTCGAGATTCTTGAAAAAAGCGGCAATGACTGGCGCTTCCGCTGGTTGTTGTCCTGTCGGCACCGGCAACAGTACTTTGCGTGCGCGTCGAAACATCAGCTGTTTAATGAGTTCGGAATTTTTCGCCGACGTTTCCGCTACGACCATAAACACCCGTTATGTAAGAGATGCCGCGGAGAGCAAAGACTCTAGATCCAGATTGAGAAGGAAGAATCTTTATAGCCGCGACACTGATTTCGTACCCCTGTCGATGGATTTGAAAACACGCGTTTTAATTTCTTGTACTAACAAAACGAAGCCCCCTGAGGGACTTCGTTTTGTGCTTCACCTAAAATTTGCTCGTCAGCCGAATAAGCCGATCGGGTCGAGGATTTTGTGTACGATGTCCTTTGGACTTTTCGGTGGTTTTACCAGGTTTTCAATTGGGTTTGATAATCTGCCGCTGCCGTCGTTGCCACCGAGTAGGTCGGTTGGGTTAGGAAGTCCAGACATGTTGAACGGGTTTGGTAAGCCGCTGTCACCGCTTTTGCCACCGAATAAATCTGCTGGGTTAGGAAGTCCAGACATGTTGAAGGGATTCGGCAGTCCAACACCAGATTTGCTATCCGAGCCGCCGAACATGTCGAATGGGTTTGGTAAGTGTGAAACGATGTCGGCTGGGTTCGGCAGTCCGCCGCCAGAGTTGCTATCCGAGCCGCCAAACATGTCGAATGGGTTTGGCAAGTGTGCAACTATGTCTGCTGGATTCGGCATCCCTGACTGAAAGTCGAGCGAATTTGGTAAGTTGAAAGATAGCGAAGGGCTGCGGTTCGTGTCACCAGATGGAGGATACTCTGATTGGTAATATGAACCTGGTTGTTGTGGTCCGTAATTTTGCCAATCAGGGGCGCTATTGTTGCCTTGCAGACTTGCAATGCCGTCTCTTGTTTGATGTTGCCGATGGGCCACTTCTCTGATGCCTTTCTGCATCGCGTTGATCGCTCCTTCCGTATCACCTTCGCGCAAGAGCTGCTCCGCTTTCTGGATGTTTTGTGTACAGTCGGCTTCATTCACCATCGCTCTTTGAATTGTCTGGGAGCCGAAGCTCTGCCCTCCATCGCCGAGCTTTGCCAGCCCGGAATCGATCTTTCCACCCGCAGCGTTCAGATCTGTAGTTGCTTGTCTCAGATGCATCATGGCGCTGTCTATGTTTCCGAAGCTTGCATCTTGTATGGCATTCATCAGATCGTGGCGTGTGCGACTATCGCTCTTTATTCCGCGTTGCAGATCGCCGATGGCACCGCTAGTGGTATCGTGAGCTCCGAATATGGAGCCGGCGCTGTTTAGTTCGTTGTTCAACTGCGCATCCGTTTTCGTGCTGTCAGGTGTAGCTTTGTTTGTGAATACGCAGCTGTATATGTGTATTGAGTTGTTGTAGGCTTCCGTCGCTGCATGTGCCACCGAATTGTCATTGGTGGCGGC is a genomic window of Candidatus Melainabacteria bacterium containing:
- a CDS encoding polyisoprenoid-binding protein; translation: MIRLATALTFVALVSGALPSFATTYTIDPQHSQAGFSIRHMMLSNVRGAFSKVSGTIDYDPAKPAASKVEAVIDMNSVDTHDANRDKHLKTADFFDTDKYPTMTFKSTKVVPKGKTGLTVTGDLTLHGVTKSVVLNVEGPTEELKDPKGSKRGASGTTKIHRKDFGITYNKQLDNGGVALGEDVDVTIDVEMKAEPASK
- a CDS encoding cytoplasmic protein — encoded protein: MVVAETSAKNSELIKQLMFRRARKVLLPVPTGQQPAEAPVIAAFFKNLESVGYEFSPELMSACQNLSVEELDRLNDWLMSSIKIARGNKSFAPMYPNFPRQVMETGKATLYLNAVCHYIASGKWLPEFKKENREALDERGHMQRMDVGASSDVLTIFRNIITANTSVSQQDKDDLCSIIHYFGDETFALIPTAIPNRENKAFLLGKLIGKGEQALAIAQTLCTTATDVLRLAVSMSDGDVSLATPCKFRSFKRAERRALLNLLEKQNNIQEDMLRWKERWKRLGERLHPLELEKTHPESALAFMLIRNNLKLVKFNTKVEAAFVARDADQLIDLLRTRPGEFARRLDHLLRNHPDKQLDVAAAFADVASQVSTPVLLQVMHHFKHRPRMGELRVFLPKSDVGKAQVIPSKLPDLADTICGTIACECRATLVKRFAKLAPLGKCYIEPGLSKFAVPGSQRSAAKTLRTIARGSRLALPKGDTLRFFIWWKNGKDRTDLDLSAILFREDFSYIDVVAYYNLKNFGGHHSGDIVNAPFGASEFIDISTARCRERDVRYVVMCVTSFTQQPYCDLPECFAGWMSREKPDSGEIYEPRTVFDRLDLTANTKIALPAIFDLQAKEIIWLDLSLKGVPHWSNNVGNNLHNIQWTMKAFSEREWLNLNELLHMHVEARGQLVNTEEEADTVFSVAKETPFHLERIASEFLSD